ATCCGTTGAATCGGACACAGACCTGCCAAGGCCCAGGCCCGTGGCACCCCTGGGCCGATGCTGATGGGCTGTCAGGTGCCACTGACCTGGGCACCAGGTCAGTGTTGCTTTTGCTGCGAACCCACGTTCACAGTTTGAAAGCTAGGTGGTATGAGCGGGCCCGCGGGGCCGGCAATGAACCGGTTTGTCAATCTTCCGCGTGAAAGCGTTATGTTATTGGAGCCCTGCCAAGGCCAACGGTGGCCGAAAGAATTTGACTCCCTGGATTTTTTCCCCTAATTGTGGCCTAATAGTCGGGAAAAGGGCCCGCAAAACAGGTGATATAGGAGGGGGTCAATGCAGGACGATCCGCCGAGCTGGGCTACCGGTGCTGTGCCAGCGAGATTAAGGTCTGCCCAAATACACCACCTGTACTCACAAGCTCGTTTCGGCGCATTTGGCGCCGTTGTCGGCGCTTTCATTCTTACTGCGTCACTATGGGGCGCTGTCTCTTCCCTCCGTCTAGTTCTTTGGCTCACCGGCTATTCACTTGTTCACGGATTGCGGCACATCTTGATTGCGAGATTTTTTAAGGCCTCGCCCGAAGGGGAGGCCGCAATTCCCTGGGATCGCCGGTTCCAAGTGGGAGCAACCGCTGGAACCTTGTTCTGGGGGATGGCCGCTGTTTTCCTCTTTCCTGCAGAATCGGTACCGCACCAATTCATATTGGCCGTCTGTGTTACAGGAATTACCACCGCGGCTGCGGTGATGTTTGCTGCGACCAATTGTTATCTTCCGTGCATCCTGGCGGGGTTGCTACCCTTATCAGCGCGATTCTTTTACGAAGGCGGCGAAAATCTCATAATCGGGGCTATCATATTCCTCTTTGCAGGGGTCCTGATTTTCGTCGGCAGACGCGTGCACGCTGTCCTAGAGGATTCGTTGCTGCTCAGAATGAAGACGGAGTCCTTGGTACAGGCAGTAAACGATCGGAAAAATGCGGCGGACGGCCTGAACTCCATGCTGAATTCACAAATTTCACAAAGGCAAAAGGCGGAAGACGACTTGAGAAGTCTATTGTCCAGCTTGGAAAGTCTAGTGGAGGAACGCACCGAAGACGTGCGGGCCGCCAACCGAAGGCTTCTCATAGAGATCAGCGATCGGGAGCGAGCAGAAGTCGAATTGAAGAAGACTCAGCGGGCTATAGAACTCCTGGTGGAAAGGCGAACGGATGAGCTGGCAAAGGCCAACGAGCGATTACAGGTCGAATTGGAGTGGAAAGCGCAAGCGCAGGTCCTTTTGGAAGAAAGCGAAAAACTGCACCGCATGCTGGTAGAAACAGCCAAAGACATAATCTGGACCGTGGACTTGGCTTGGAATTTTAGTTATGTCAGCCCGTCAATTACCGATGTGCTTGGTTATACGGTTGAGGAAGTCATGTCGTTAGGCCCCTGCGCGATCCTTACTCCGGACTCCGGGGAGCGCGTAACTAAAGCCATGAGGGAGGACCTGAAAAAGGAATCTTTGGGTCCGAGAGGCCCGTTCGTATCGCGAACGGAGGAGATAGAGCAAGTGAGGAAAGATGGCGGCATTGTCTGGGCCGAGATTTCTGCCACATTCCTGCGAGATGCCGACGGCAACCCCACCGGGATTCTGGGGATTTCACGCGATATTACCGGGCGGAAGGAGATGGAGGAAGCCTTAAAGAGGGCGAGTGAGGATTTGGAGCGCCAGGTGGCGTTAAAGACAGCCAGCTTGAAGGACACCAACGAGCAGCTTGTCTTGTATATTAGAGAGAGAGATCGAATTCACAGGGAACTCCAATCCAGCGAAGAGCGATTTAGAGCAGTTTTTGAGAGCGCCGAAGAGTTCATCTTCATAAAAGACCGAGACTTGAAATATTCCCATGTAAATCCTGCCATGTTCCATTGCTTCGGATTCGCGGACAAGGGCATCATCGGAAAGACAGATGACGAAGTGTTTGGACCGTCCAAAAACGATTACCTGAAGGAGATGGAATCCCGGGTTTTGGCGGGACAAGCTATTGAATCCGAACACGTCGTAAATGTTGGCGAACGCCACAGAGTCTTTCGATGTTCAAGGGTCCCGCTCCATGACTCGTCAGGCAAAATAGTCGGGCTATGCGGCATGGGCCGAGACATAACCGACGAGATGCCCTGGAAGGTTGAGAAAACGGTCGGAAATCCTGAATCCGGCTCCGCGGTCATGCGCGCCACCTTGGAGAAAGTCCAGCAGGTGGCTCAAACCGAGTCCATCGTCCTCTTTCTGGGAGAGAGCGGCAGCGGCAAGGACTATCTGGCCCGATATCTTCATGAAAATTCACAAAGGTCCACCGGGCCGTTCTTTGCCATAAATTGCGCCGCGTTGCCCAGCGAGCTTGCGGAATCTGAGCTTTTCGGCCATGAGGCGGGCGCGTTCACAGGGGCTTCAGGGCGAAAACGCGGTCTTTTGGAATTGGCCGAAGGAGGAACCATCCTATTAAACGAAATAGGGGAGCTGTCGCCAGGTTTGCAGGCAAAGTTGTTAATGTTTCTGGACACCCAGTCTTTCACAAGAATCGGTGGCCAAAAGAGCATTTCGGTAAATGCCAGGATCTTGGCCGCCACCAACAGAGATCTTGCGAAAGAGGCAGAGGCCGGCAGATTCAGGTCTGATCTCTTCTATCGGATTAACGTGTTCCCGATCATCGTGCCACCTCTGCGCGATAGGCCCGAAGATATTCCACTGCTTTCCGAGGAGATTTTGGAGGGCTTATCGAAGAAGCTCGGTCGCCA
This region of Desulfomonile tiedjei genomic DNA includes:
- a CDS encoding sigma 54-interacting transcriptional regulator, whose translation is MQDDPPSWATGAVPARLRSAQIHHLYSQARFGAFGAVVGAFILTASLWGAVSSLRLVLWLTGYSLVHGLRHILIARFFKASPEGEAAIPWDRRFQVGATAGTLFWGMAAVFLFPAESVPHQFILAVCVTGITTAAAVMFAATNCYLPCILAGLLPLSARFFYEGGENLIIGAIIFLFAGVLIFVGRRVHAVLEDSLLLRMKTESLVQAVNDRKNAADGLNSMLNSQISQRQKAEDDLRSLLSSLESLVEERTEDVRAANRRLLIEISDRERAEVELKKTQRAIELLVERRTDELAKANERLQVELEWKAQAQVLLEESEKLHRMLVETAKDIIWTVDLAWNFSYVSPSITDVLGYTVEEVMSLGPCAILTPDSGERVTKAMREDLKKESLGPRGPFVSRTEEIEQVRKDGGIVWAEISATFLRDADGNPTGILGISRDITGRKEMEEALKRASEDLERQVALKTASLKDTNEQLVLYIRERDRIHRELQSSEERFRAVFESAEEFIFIKDRDLKYSHVNPAMFHCFGFADKGIIGKTDDEVFGPSKNDYLKEMESRVLAGQAIESEHVVNVGERHRVFRCSRVPLHDSSGKIVGLCGMGRDITDEMPWKVEKTVGNPESGSAVMRATLEKVQQVAQTESIVLFLGESGSGKDYLARYLHENSQRSTGPFFAINCAALPSELAESELFGHEAGAFTGASGRKRGLLELAEGGTILLNEIGELSPGLQAKLLMFLDTQSFTRIGGQKSISVNARILAATNRDLAKEAEAGRFRSDLFYRINVFPIIVPPLRDRPEDIPLLSEEILEGLSKKLGRQHMPVLAPTTIQILRSYHWPGNVRELRNVLERALILCNETHIGPKHVEIAATKSPEDSKDEVAVVMKISDGASMKDLIEKAKKGFISEALRLSDGNVSAAARSLGVSRDVLRHEMKKLGPEWR